The Myxococcus virescens genomic sequence GAGCTGCGAACCCGGAGCCGCGATGGTCCGAACCAGCTTGCTCGCGGGCTGGCTGATGACGCCCAGCAGCTGCGCGCGAAGCTCGGGCAGACCCGGCAGCTTCGCCAGGGCCTTCACGCCGGCGACGTCGACCTTGCGGCCTTCGACGACAGCGGTGCGGATCTTGATCTTGTCCTCGATGTCCTTCGCGAACTCGACCAGGATCTTCGCGGGAGCCACCACGTCGCCGTAGCTGATGCACAGGGCCACGGGGCCCGTGAAGTCATCAGCGATGACCGACACGGACGTGCCCTGCGCGGCACGGCGCGCCAGCGTGTTCTTGATGACCTTGTACTCGACGTTGCCCTCGCGGAACTTCTTGCGGAGCTTGGTCACCGTCTCCACGTCCACCTTGGTGAACTCGGCGACGACGGCGGAGGTCGTCCTCGAGAACTTCTCGTGGAGCTCCTTGATCATCTCTTCCTTCTCACTCTTCAGCACTTTGACTCACCTCCTTACTGGGCCCGCCTTTTCAGGACGGGCGTGATGCCTGGGCCAAAGTGGCAGAGCGAGAGGAGCCTCCGAGAGGCACCACACCGCACCTCCAGTCTCGGCAGGGCTGACCTTGCGGTCGTTTGAACCAGGGGTCGAAGGTGCCGTCCGGCCGGTTGCCCGGCTGCCAACGGAACATGCATCCTCTTCGCCCAGGTCCCTGCTGTCATGAACCAGGTGTCGGGACGCCGCGCCTCACGACGTGGCGCCCCAATTGCAAAAGCCGGGGGCCTATACCCCCGGCTTCAGCAAAGATCCAGAACTTTCGAACCTGTGACGTCAGACAGGCGACAACCCTGACCCGTAGTCAGGGCTGCGTCCTCCTGTCCGTGCGACCGGACGGCGATTAGCCGTGGCGCATCTTGATTTCCATGGTGTCGAGCTTGATGCCCGGCCCCATGGAGGACGAGATGGCGATACCCTGGAGGTACACGCC encodes the following:
- the rplJ gene encoding 50S ribosomal protein L10, whose amino-acid sequence is MLKSEKEEMIKELHEKFSRTTSAVVAEFTKVDVETVTKLRKKFREGNVEYKVIKNTLARRAAQGTSVSVIADDFTGPVALCISYGDVVAPAKILVEFAKDIEDKIKIRTAVVEGRKVDVAGVKALAKLPGLPELRAQLLGVISQPASKLVRTIAAPGSQLARVVQANADKAQG